A genomic window from Streptomyces broussonetiae includes:
- a CDS encoding VIT1/CCC1 transporter family protein, giving the protein MAIIETEAALHEAHRDNHTHRDVNGGWLRPAVFGAMDGLVSNLALMTGVAGGSVSHQTIVITGLAGLAAGAFSMAAGEYTSVASQRELVEAELDVERRELRKHPQDEEEELAALYVARGVEPVLAREVARQLSRDPEQALEIHAREELGIDPSDLPSPLVAAVSSFGSFALGALLPVLPFLLGATALWPALLLALVGLFGCGAVVAKVTARSWWYSGLRQLALGGAAAGVTYALGSLFGTAVG; this is encoded by the coding sequence ATGGCCATCATCGAAACCGAGGCCGCGCTGCATGAGGCGCACCGTGACAACCACACGCACCGCGACGTCAACGGCGGCTGGCTGCGTCCCGCCGTCTTCGGTGCGATGGACGGTCTCGTCTCCAACCTCGCCCTGATGACCGGTGTGGCGGGCGGATCCGTCAGTCACCAGACCATCGTCATCACCGGACTCGCGGGGCTCGCCGCCGGTGCCTTCTCGATGGCTGCCGGCGAGTACACCTCCGTGGCCTCCCAGCGCGAGCTGGTCGAGGCCGAACTCGACGTCGAGCGCCGTGAGCTGCGCAAGCACCCGCAGGACGAGGAAGAAGAGCTGGCAGCACTCTACGTGGCCCGGGGTGTCGAGCCCGTACTGGCCCGTGAGGTCGCCCGGCAGCTGTCCAGGGACCCGGAGCAGGCGCTGGAGATCCATGCCCGTGAAGAGCTGGGGATCGATCCGAGCGACCTGCCCTCGCCGCTGGTCGCGGCCGTCTCGTCGTTCGGGTCCTTCGCGCTCGGCGCCCTGCTGCCCGTGCTGCCCTTCCTGCTCGGTGCGACCGCGCTGTGGCCCGCCCTGCTGCTGGCCCTCGTCGGGCTGTTCGGGTGTGGTGCCGTCGTGGCCAAGGTGACCGCGCGGAGCTGGTGGTACAGCGGCCTCAGGCAGCTCGCACTCGGCGGTGCGGCAGCCGGTGTGACGTACGCCCTGGGCAGCCTGTTCGGAACGGCCGTAGGATAG
- a CDS encoding ADP-ribosylglycohydrolase family protein, whose translation MTPKGFHLPTDTCTAGPTPGTRPDGLAERITGAAVGDALGGPVEGYSPEQIAERHGGRVHGVVGPWHDDAWRTARRPSRLHAIEELPIALGMLLVSGGDYRHAVLGAVDYGRDCDSTATMAGALAGALGSPVPQERVKTVADASRLDLWAPARTLTEVTREIFAADVRRRRAHERAFAALGGTVCSD comes from the coding sequence ATGACGCCCAAGGGTTTCCATCTACCCACAGACACCTGCACAGCCGGACCAACACCCGGAACACGCCCCGACGGCCTCGCCGAACGGATCACCGGCGCCGCCGTCGGCGACGCTCTCGGCGGCCCGGTCGAGGGCTACTCCCCGGAGCAGATCGCCGAGCGGCACGGCGGCCGCGTCCACGGCGTCGTCGGCCCCTGGCACGACGACGCCTGGCGCACCGCCCGCCGCCCCTCACGGCTGCACGCGATCGAGGAACTGCCGATCGCCCTCGGCATGTTGCTGGTCTCGGGCGGCGACTACCGGCACGCCGTGCTCGGTGCGGTGGACTACGGCCGCGACTGCGACTCGACCGCCACGATGGCCGGTGCCCTCGCGGGCGCACTCGGCTCACCCGTTCCGCAGGAGCGGGTGAAGACGGTGGCGGATGCCAGCAGGCTCGACCTGTGGGCGCCGGCCCGCACCCTCACCGAGGTCACGCGCGAGATCTTCGCGGCGGACGTACGCCGCCGCCGCGCCCACGAGCGGGCCTTCGCGGCACTCGGGGGCACCGTATGCTCCGACTGA
- a CDS encoding ADP-ribosylglycohydrolase family protein codes for MLRLTWVQPEDLLGHELRQARLDGREPSAIEARWRAAGGPSAPERAGASPHGASRYLRLLAEDLLDELADLPSTLAEDEPTGLARIKSLCPAWPAPAEGVATPCALEAAWLGRAIGCLLGRPVEKLPLDAIRTLARAAGNWPLTTYFTAVGVPDDLLAAHPWNRRSAATSLAENIDGMPEGDDLNYPLLALLLLQRHGKAFTTTDVARLWLDELPPGRTFTAERVAYRNLLTGIEPPHTARHRNPFREWIGALIRADVHGWTNPGDPAAAAEQAHRDAALTHTANGVYAAMFTAAVIATAATGTHDVHTCLRAGRSVVPPRSRLARALDHAVQLARSQADFTAVVDELHARYAPAHHWVHAVPNTALIAAALTHADGDFTGSICRAVSGGWDTDSNGATAGSVAGLLAGSAAALPEHWRAPLKNRLATTVADFDGTGFDTLAHLTLLETARS; via the coding sequence ATGCTCCGACTGACCTGGGTCCAGCCGGAGGACCTGCTCGGGCACGAACTGCGCCAGGCCCGCCTGGACGGACGCGAGCCGTCGGCGATCGAGGCCCGCTGGCGCGCGGCGGGCGGCCCGAGCGCCCCGGAGCGGGCGGGTGCCTCACCCCACGGCGCATCCCGCTACCTGCGCCTGCTGGCGGAGGACCTGCTGGATGAACTGGCCGACCTGCCCAGCACGTTGGCCGAGGACGAGCCGACCGGCCTGGCACGGATCAAGTCCCTGTGCCCGGCCTGGCCCGCCCCTGCCGAAGGCGTCGCCACCCCCTGCGCGCTCGAAGCCGCCTGGCTCGGCCGGGCCATCGGCTGTCTACTCGGCAGACCTGTCGAGAAACTCCCCCTCGACGCCATCCGCACCCTCGCCCGAGCAGCTGGCAACTGGCCCCTCACCACCTACTTCACCGCCGTCGGTGTCCCGGACGACCTCCTCGCCGCGCACCCCTGGAACCGCCGCTCGGCCGCCACCTCCCTCGCCGAGAACATCGACGGCATGCCCGAGGGCGACGACCTCAACTACCCCCTGCTCGCCCTCCTGCTCCTGCAGCGCCACGGCAAGGCCTTCACCACCACGGACGTGGCCCGGCTCTGGCTGGACGAACTCCCGCCCGGCCGCACGTTCACCGCCGAACGCGTCGCCTACCGCAACCTCCTCACCGGCATCGAACCCCCGCACACCGCCCGGCACCGCAACCCCTTCCGCGAATGGATCGGCGCCCTGATCCGGGCCGACGTCCACGGCTGGACCAACCCGGGCGACCCGGCCGCCGCAGCCGAACAGGCCCACCGCGACGCCGCCTTGACCCACACCGCCAACGGCGTCTACGCGGCGATGTTCACGGCCGCCGTCATCGCCACCGCGGCCACCGGCACCCACGACGTCCACACCTGTCTGCGCGCCGGCCGCAGCGTGGTCCCGCCCCGCTCACGGCTCGCCAGGGCGCTCGACCACGCCGTCCAACTGGCCCGCTCCCAAGCGGACTTCACTGCCGTCGTGGACGAACTCCACGCCCGCTACGCCCCCGCCCACCACTGGGTGCATGCCGTCCCCAACACCGCCCTGATCGCCGCGGCGCTCACCCACGCCGACGGCGACTTCACCGGTTCCATCTGCCGTGCGGTGTCCGGCGGGTGGGACACCGACTCGAACGGCGCCACGGCCGGCAGCGTCGCCGGCCTCCTCGCGGGCTCCGCGGCGGCGCTCCCCGAGCACTGGCGGGCCCCGCTCAAGAACCGGCTCGCCACCACCGTTGCCGACTTCGACGGCACCGGCTTCGACACCCTCGCCCACCTCACCCTTCTGGAGACGGCCCGCTCATGA